The following are encoded in a window of Mycobacteroides chelonae CCUG 47445 genomic DNA:
- a CDS encoding MmpS family transport accessory protein, translated as MSRHKQSRGRAGRILGTLWMPLVALIVIVVVGFGVNRIREKSQAISHPPTTRPIPATVVQINPKNVTYEVFGNLGTSGKVSYANLNSEPVDVVLTALPWSVSETTMSSAASLSLVAQVDGDTLGCRIRVNGEVREEQIVNHASAAVACTVTAA; from the coding sequence ATGAGTCGACACAAACAGTCGCGGGGCCGTGCAGGTCGAATTCTCGGCACGTTGTGGATGCCTTTGGTCGCACTCATCGTCATCGTGGTCGTTGGCTTCGGAGTCAATCGGATTCGGGAGAAGTCGCAGGCAATTAGCCATCCGCCGACCACCCGTCCGATTCCGGCCACGGTCGTTCAGATCAATCCCAAGAACGTCACCTACGAGGTGTTCGGCAATTTGGGAACCAGCGGGAAGGTGTCCTATGCCAACCTCAACAGCGAACCCGTCGACGTCGTGCTGACAGCATTGCCGTGGTCGGTCTCTGAAACCACGATGTCGTCGGCCGCGTCGCTGAGCCTGGTCGCCCAGGTGGACGGGGACACGCTGGGCTGCCGCATTCGAGTCAACGGCGAGGTCCGCGAGGAACAGATCGTCAACCATGCCAGTGCCGCGGTCGCATGCACGGTGACGGCAGCATGA